Proteins from a single region of Budorcas taxicolor isolate Tak-1 chromosome 7, Takin1.1, whole genome shotgun sequence:
- the PDE4C gene encoding cAMP-specific 3',5'-cyclic phosphodiesterase 4C isoform X3 yields the protein MQGAPAPAPAPGPSSPRGSPRGSPGLFRKLLVNQSIRLQRRFTVAHPLCLDLENGLSCGRSLLDPQAGSGFGRIVQAPAQHSQRRESFLYRSDSDYELSSKTMSRNSSVASDLHGEDLIVTPFAQVLASLRTVRSNVAALAHLQDRGAAKQACVCNTPSGSQPPPPTEDTGQKLALETLDELDWCLDQLETLQTRHSVGEMASNKFKRMLNRELTHLSETSRSGNQVSEYISQTFLEKQTEVELPRATPAEPPRPVSQISSLRALPHSSSLSTATVPRFGVQTDQEGQLAKELEDTSKWGLDVFKVAELSGNRPLTAIMFSIFQERDLLKTFQIPADTLATYLLMLESHYHNDVAYHNSLHAADVAQSTHVLLATPALEAVFTDLEVLAAIFASAIHDVDHPGVSNQFLINTNSELALMYNDASVLENHHLAVGFKLLQAENCDIFQNLSTKQRLSLRRMVIDIVLATDMSKHMNLLADLKTMVETKKVTSLGVLLLDNYSDRIQVLQSLVHCADLSNPTKPLPLYRQWTDRIMAEFFQQGDSERESGLDISPMCDKHTASVEKSQVGFIDYIAHPLWETWADLVHPDAQDLLDTLEDNREWYQSKIPRSPEDPTSPKQGSPDRFQFQLTLEEAEEEEEEALDGEASKSPDTELRSSEASPDPGASPDPGAPHLDYQRTVGKPCMDHESNAMAEPLGT from the exons ATGCAGGGTGCCCCTGCTCCCGCCCCGGCCCCTGGGCCGAGCTCCCCTCGGGGCTCCCCGCGCGGCTCCCCCGGGCTCTTCAGGAAGCTCCTGGTGAACCAGAGCATTCGCCTGCAGCGGCGCTTCACCGTGGCCCATCCGCTGTG cttgGACCTGGAAAATGGGCTTTCGTGTGGGAGAAGCCTCCTGGACCCTCAGGCCGGATCTGGCTTTGGCCGGATCGTCCAAGCGCCTGCCCAGCACAGTCAGAGGCGGGAGTCCTTCCTGTACCGCTCAGACAGTGACTATGAACTCTCATCCAAAACCATGTCTCGGAACTCCTCCGTGGCCAGCGACCT ACACGGAGAAGACCTGATTGTGACGCCCTTTGCCCAG GTCCTGGCCAGTCTGCGGACAGTTCGAAGCAACGTTGCGGCCCTTGCCCACTTGCAAGATCGCGGGGCCGCCAA GCAGGCGTGCGTCTGTAACACCCCATCTGGCAGCCAGCCCCCTCCACCAACAG AAGACACTGGGCAGAAGCTGGCTTTGGAGACACTGGATGAGCTGGACTGGTGTCTGGATCAGCTGGAGACATTACAGACGCGGCACTCAGTGGGGGAGATGGCCTCCAACAAG TTCAAGCGGATGCTGAACCGGGAGCTGACTCACCTGTCTGAAACCAGCCGCTCAGGGAACCAAGTGTCCGAGTACATATCCCAAACCTTCCTGG AGAAGCAGACTGAGGTGGAGTTACCCAGGGCGACCCCCGCGGAGCCCCCAAGGCCCGTGTCCCAGATCAGCAGCCTGCGTGCACTTCCCCACAGTTCCAGTCTTTCCACAGCCACCGTCCCACGCTTTGGGGTCCAGACGGATCAGGAGGGGCAGCTGGCCAAG GAACTGGAAGacaccagcaagtgggggcttgATGTGTTCAAGGTGGCAGAGCTAAGTGGGAACCGGCCTCTCACAGCTATCATGTTCAGCATCTTTCAG GAACGGGACCTGCTCAAGACATTTCAGATCCCAGCAGACACGCTTGCCACCTACCTACTGATGCTGGAGAGCCACTACCACAATGATGTGGCCTACCACAACAGCCTACACGCTGCTGACGTGGCCCAGTCCACGCACGTGCTGCTCGCCACACCTGCGCTCGAG GCCGTGTTCACAGACCTGGAAGTCCTGGCTGCCATCTTTGCAAGTGCCATCCATGACGTGGACCATCCGGGGGTGTCCAATCAGTTTCTGATTAACACCA ACTCAGAGCTTGCACTTATGTACAATGATGCCTCCGTGCTGGAGAACCACCACCTGGCTGTGGGCTTCAAGCTGCTGCAAGCAGAGAACTGTGACATCTTTCAGAACCTCAGCACCAAGCAGCGGCTGAGTCTGCGCAGGATGGTCATTGACATA GTGTTGGCCACGGACATGTCCAAACACATGAACCTCCTGGCTGACCTCAAGACCATGGTGGAGACCAAGAAGGTGACAAGTCTTGGGGTCTTGCTGCTAGACAACTACTCTGACCGCATCCAG GTCTTGCAAAGCCTGGTGCACTGTGCTGACCTCAGCAACCCCACCAAGCCGCTACCACTCTACCGCCAGTGGACAGACCGTATCATGGCCGAGTTCTTCCAGCAGGGCGACTCTGAACGGGAATCAGGCCTGGACATCAGCCCCATGTGCGATAAGCACACAGCTTCAGTGGAGAAGTCCCAG GTGGGTTTCATTGACTATATTGCCCATCCACTGTGGGAGACGTGGGCTGACCTGGTACACCCAGATGCACAGGACCTGCTGGACACCCTGGAGGACAACCGCGAGTGGTACCAGAGCAAGATCCCACGCAGCCCTGAGGACCCCACCAGCCCCAAGCAGGGTAGCCCTGACAGATTTCAGTTTCAGCTTActctggaggaggcagaggaagaagaggaggaagcatTGGATGGAGAGGCCTCAAAGTCACCTGACACTGAGCTCCGATCCTCTGAGGCCAGCCCAGACCCTGGGGCCAGCCCAGACCCTGGGGCCCCACACCTGGATTACCAGAGGACTGTGGGCAAGCCCTGCATGGACCATGAGAGCAATGCAATGGCTGAGCCTTTGGGCACCTAA
- the RAB3A gene encoding ras-related protein Rab-3A, with the protein MASATDARYGQKESSDQNFDYMFKILIIGNSSVGKTSFLFRYADDSFTPAFVSTVGIDFKVKTIYRNDKRIKLQIWDTAGQERYRTITTAYYRGAMGFILMYDITNEESFNAVQDWSTQIKTYSWDNAQVLLVGNKCDMEDERVVSSERGRQLADHLGFEFFEASAKDNINVKQTFERLVDVICEKMSESLDTADPAVTGAKQGPQLTDQQAPPHQDCAC; encoded by the exons ATGGCATCCGCCACAGACGCTCGCTATGGGCAGAAGGAATCTTCGGACCAGAACTTCGACTACATGTTCAAAATCCTCATCATCGGAAACAGCAGCGTGGGCAAGACATCTTTCCTCTTCCGCTATGCAGACGACTCCTTCACGCCTGCCTTTGTCAGCACTGTAGGCATCGACTTCAAGGTCAAGACCATCTACCGAAACGATAAGAGGATCAAGCTGCAGATCTGG GACACAGCGGGGCAAGAGCGGTACCGGACCATCACGACAGCCTACTACCGGGGCGCCATGGGCTTCATCCTCATGTACGACATCACCAATGAGGAGTCCTTCAACGCTGTGCAGGACTG GTCAACCCAGATCAAGACCTATTCATGGGACAATGCCCAGGTGCTGCTGGTAGGGAACAAGTGCGACATGGAGGACGAGCGGGTGGTGTCATCGGAACGTGGTCGACAACTGGCAGACCACCTGG GGTTTGAGTTCTTTGAGGCAAGCGCCAAGGACAACATTAATGTCAAGCAGACCTTTGAGCGCCTTGTGGATGTCATCTGCGAGAAGATGTCTGAGTCATTGGACACGGCCGATCCTGCAGTCACCGGCGCCAAGCAGGGCCCACAGCTCACGGACCAGCAGGCGCCTCCGCATCAGGACTGCGCCTGCTGA
- the PDE4C gene encoding cAMP-specific 3',5'-cyclic phosphodiesterase 4C isoform X2, which produces MCLTCLERHLDLLENFVRPDTAEHARKLPNIPECSRSLDLENGLSCGRSLLDPQAGSGFGRIVQAPAQHSQRRESFLYRSDSDYELSSKTMSRNSSVASDLHGEDLIVTPFAQVLASLRTVRSNVAALAHLQDRGAAKQACVCNTPSGSQPPPPTEDTGQKLALETLDELDWCLDQLETLQTRHSVGEMASNKFKRMLNRELTHLSETSRSGNQVSEYISQTFLEKQTEVELPRATPAEPPRPVSQISSLRALPHSSSLSTATVPRFGVQTDQEGQLAKELEDTSKWGLDVFKVAELSGNRPLTAIMFSIFQERDLLKTFQIPADTLATYLLMLESHYHNDVAYHNSLHAADVAQSTHVLLATPALEAVFTDLEVLAAIFASAIHDVDHPGVSNQFLINTNSELALMYNDASVLENHHLAVGFKLLQAENCDIFQNLSTKQRLSLRRMVIDIVLATDMSKHMNLLADLKTMVETKKVTSLGVLLLDNYSDRIQVLQSLVHCADLSNPTKPLPLYRQWTDRIMAEFFQQGDSERESGLDISPMCDKHTASVEKSQVGFIDYIAHPLWETWADLVHPDAQDLLDTLEDNREWYQSKIPRSPEDPTSPKQGSPDRFQFQLTLEEAEEEEEEALDGEASKSPDTELRSSEASPDPGASPDPGAPHLDYQRTVGKPCMDHESNAMAEPLGT; this is translated from the exons ATGTGCCTGACGTGCCTTGAGCGCCACCTCGACCTGCTCGAAAACTTCGTGCGGCCGGACACAGCCGAACATGCCCGAAAGCTTCCGAACATACCCGAGTGCAGTCGGAG cttgGACCTGGAAAATGGGCTTTCGTGTGGGAGAAGCCTCCTGGACCCTCAGGCCGGATCTGGCTTTGGCCGGATCGTCCAAGCGCCTGCCCAGCACAGTCAGAGGCGGGAGTCCTTCCTGTACCGCTCAGACAGTGACTATGAACTCTCATCCAAAACCATGTCTCGGAACTCCTCCGTGGCCAGCGACCT ACACGGAGAAGACCTGATTGTGACGCCCTTTGCCCAG GTCCTGGCCAGTCTGCGGACAGTTCGAAGCAACGTTGCGGCCCTTGCCCACTTGCAAGATCGCGGGGCCGCCAA GCAGGCGTGCGTCTGTAACACCCCATCTGGCAGCCAGCCCCCTCCACCAACAG AAGACACTGGGCAGAAGCTGGCTTTGGAGACACTGGATGAGCTGGACTGGTGTCTGGATCAGCTGGAGACATTACAGACGCGGCACTCAGTGGGGGAGATGGCCTCCAACAAG TTCAAGCGGATGCTGAACCGGGAGCTGACTCACCTGTCTGAAACCAGCCGCTCAGGGAACCAAGTGTCCGAGTACATATCCCAAACCTTCCTGG AGAAGCAGACTGAGGTGGAGTTACCCAGGGCGACCCCCGCGGAGCCCCCAAGGCCCGTGTCCCAGATCAGCAGCCTGCGTGCACTTCCCCACAGTTCCAGTCTTTCCACAGCCACCGTCCCACGCTTTGGGGTCCAGACGGATCAGGAGGGGCAGCTGGCCAAG GAACTGGAAGacaccagcaagtgggggcttgATGTGTTCAAGGTGGCAGAGCTAAGTGGGAACCGGCCTCTCACAGCTATCATGTTCAGCATCTTTCAG GAACGGGACCTGCTCAAGACATTTCAGATCCCAGCAGACACGCTTGCCACCTACCTACTGATGCTGGAGAGCCACTACCACAATGATGTGGCCTACCACAACAGCCTACACGCTGCTGACGTGGCCCAGTCCACGCACGTGCTGCTCGCCACACCTGCGCTCGAG GCCGTGTTCACAGACCTGGAAGTCCTGGCTGCCATCTTTGCAAGTGCCATCCATGACGTGGACCATCCGGGGGTGTCCAATCAGTTTCTGATTAACACCA ACTCAGAGCTTGCACTTATGTACAATGATGCCTCCGTGCTGGAGAACCACCACCTGGCTGTGGGCTTCAAGCTGCTGCAAGCAGAGAACTGTGACATCTTTCAGAACCTCAGCACCAAGCAGCGGCTGAGTCTGCGCAGGATGGTCATTGACATA GTGTTGGCCACGGACATGTCCAAACACATGAACCTCCTGGCTGACCTCAAGACCATGGTGGAGACCAAGAAGGTGACAAGTCTTGGGGTCTTGCTGCTAGACAACTACTCTGACCGCATCCAG GTCTTGCAAAGCCTGGTGCACTGTGCTGACCTCAGCAACCCCACCAAGCCGCTACCACTCTACCGCCAGTGGACAGACCGTATCATGGCCGAGTTCTTCCAGCAGGGCGACTCTGAACGGGAATCAGGCCTGGACATCAGCCCCATGTGCGATAAGCACACAGCTTCAGTGGAGAAGTCCCAG GTGGGTTTCATTGACTATATTGCCCATCCACTGTGGGAGACGTGGGCTGACCTGGTACACCCAGATGCACAGGACCTGCTGGACACCCTGGAGGACAACCGCGAGTGGTACCAGAGCAAGATCCCACGCAGCCCTGAGGACCCCACCAGCCCCAAGCAGGGTAGCCCTGACAGATTTCAGTTTCAGCTTActctggaggaggcagaggaagaagaggaggaagcatTGGATGGAGAGGCCTCAAAGTCACCTGACACTGAGCTCCGATCCTCTGAGGCCAGCCCAGACCCTGGGGCCAGCCCAGACCCTGGGGCCCCACACCTGGATTACCAGAGGACTGTGGGCAAGCCCTGCATGGACCATGAGAGCAATGCAATGGCTGAGCCTTTGGGCACCTAA
- the PDE4C gene encoding cAMP-specific 3',5'-cyclic phosphodiesterase 4C isoform X1, producing MQGAPAPAPAPGPSSPRGSPRGSPGLFRKLLVNQSIRLQRRFTVAHPLCLDLENGLSCGRSLLDPQAGSGFGRIVQAPAQHSQRRESFLYRSDSDYELSSKTMSRNSSVASDLHGEDLIVTPFAQVLASLRTVRSNVAALAHLQDRGAAKQACVCNTPSGSQPPPPTDTGQKLALETLDELDWCLDQLETLQTRHSVGEMASNKFKRMLNRELTHLSETSRSGNQVSEYISQTFLEKQTEVELPRATPAEPPRPVSQISSLRALPHSSSLSTATVPRFGVQTDQEGQLAKELEDTSKWGLDVFKVAELSGNRPLTAIMFSIFQERDLLKTFQIPADTLATYLLMLESHYHNDVAYHNSLHAADVAQSTHVLLATPALEAVFTDLEVLAAIFASAIHDVDHPGVSNQFLINTNSELALMYNDASVLENHHLAVGFKLLQAENCDIFQNLSTKQRLSLRRMVIDIVLATDMSKHMNLLADLKTMVETKKVTSLGVLLLDNYSDRIQVLQSLVHCADLSNPTKPLPLYRQWTDRIMAEFFQQGDSERESGLDISPMCDKHTASVEKSQVGFIDYIAHPLWETWADLVHPDAQDLLDTLEDNREWYQSKIPRSPEDPTSPKQGSPDRFQFQLTLEEAEEEEEEALDGEASKSPDTELRSSEASPDPGASPDPGAPHLDYQRTVGKPCMDHESNAMAEPLGT from the exons ATGCAGGGTGCCCCTGCTCCCGCCCCGGCCCCTGGGCCGAGCTCCCCTCGGGGCTCCCCGCGCGGCTCCCCCGGGCTCTTCAGGAAGCTCCTGGTGAACCAGAGCATTCGCCTGCAGCGGCGCTTCACCGTGGCCCATCCGCTGTG cttgGACCTGGAAAATGGGCTTTCGTGTGGGAGAAGCCTCCTGGACCCTCAGGCCGGATCTGGCTTTGGCCGGATCGTCCAAGCGCCTGCCCAGCACAGTCAGAGGCGGGAGTCCTTCCTGTACCGCTCAGACAGTGACTATGAACTCTCATCCAAAACCATGTCTCGGAACTCCTCCGTGGCCAGCGACCT ACACGGAGAAGACCTGATTGTGACGCCCTTTGCCCAG GTCCTGGCCAGTCTGCGGACAGTTCGAAGCAACGTTGCGGCCCTTGCCCACTTGCAAGATCGCGGGGCCGCCAA GCAGGCGTGCGTCTGTAACACCCCATCTGGCAGCCAGCCCCCTCCACCAACAG ACACTGGGCAGAAGCTGGCTTTGGAGACACTGGATGAGCTGGACTGGTGTCTGGATCAGCTGGAGACATTACAGACGCGGCACTCAGTGGGGGAGATGGCCTCCAACAAG TTCAAGCGGATGCTGAACCGGGAGCTGACTCACCTGTCTGAAACCAGCCGCTCAGGGAACCAAGTGTCCGAGTACATATCCCAAACCTTCCTGG AGAAGCAGACTGAGGTGGAGTTACCCAGGGCGACCCCCGCGGAGCCCCCAAGGCCCGTGTCCCAGATCAGCAGCCTGCGTGCACTTCCCCACAGTTCCAGTCTTTCCACAGCCACCGTCCCACGCTTTGGGGTCCAGACGGATCAGGAGGGGCAGCTGGCCAAG GAACTGGAAGacaccagcaagtgggggcttgATGTGTTCAAGGTGGCAGAGCTAAGTGGGAACCGGCCTCTCACAGCTATCATGTTCAGCATCTTTCAG GAACGGGACCTGCTCAAGACATTTCAGATCCCAGCAGACACGCTTGCCACCTACCTACTGATGCTGGAGAGCCACTACCACAATGATGTGGCCTACCACAACAGCCTACACGCTGCTGACGTGGCCCAGTCCACGCACGTGCTGCTCGCCACACCTGCGCTCGAG GCCGTGTTCACAGACCTGGAAGTCCTGGCTGCCATCTTTGCAAGTGCCATCCATGACGTGGACCATCCGGGGGTGTCCAATCAGTTTCTGATTAACACCA ACTCAGAGCTTGCACTTATGTACAATGATGCCTCCGTGCTGGAGAACCACCACCTGGCTGTGGGCTTCAAGCTGCTGCAAGCAGAGAACTGTGACATCTTTCAGAACCTCAGCACCAAGCAGCGGCTGAGTCTGCGCAGGATGGTCATTGACATA GTGTTGGCCACGGACATGTCCAAACACATGAACCTCCTGGCTGACCTCAAGACCATGGTGGAGACCAAGAAGGTGACAAGTCTTGGGGTCTTGCTGCTAGACAACTACTCTGACCGCATCCAG GTCTTGCAAAGCCTGGTGCACTGTGCTGACCTCAGCAACCCCACCAAGCCGCTACCACTCTACCGCCAGTGGACAGACCGTATCATGGCCGAGTTCTTCCAGCAGGGCGACTCTGAACGGGAATCAGGCCTGGACATCAGCCCCATGTGCGATAAGCACACAGCTTCAGTGGAGAAGTCCCAG GTGGGTTTCATTGACTATATTGCCCATCCACTGTGGGAGACGTGGGCTGACCTGGTACACCCAGATGCACAGGACCTGCTGGACACCCTGGAGGACAACCGCGAGTGGTACCAGAGCAAGATCCCACGCAGCCCTGAGGACCCCACCAGCCCCAAGCAGGGTAGCCCTGACAGATTTCAGTTTCAGCTTActctggaggaggcagaggaagaagaggaggaagcatTGGATGGAGAGGCCTCAAAGTCACCTGACACTGAGCTCCGATCCTCTGAGGCCAGCCCAGACCCTGGGGCCAGCCCAGACCCTGGGGCCCCACACCTGGATTACCAGAGGACTGTGGGCAAGCCCTGCATGGACCATGAGAGCAATGCAATGGCTGAGCCTTTGGGCACCTAA